A window from Vicinamibacteria bacterium encodes these proteins:
- a CDS encoding cobalamin B12-binding domain-containing protein, whose protein sequence is MAKPGLDGHDRGALVVARALRDAGMEVIYTGLRRTPEQIVEAALQEDVDAIGVSVLSGAHHSMLSRILSLLREKHMDDVIVFAGGVVPDRDIPVLEQLGVKKVFQPGASTKDIVAFVQEALSRSASSS, encoded by the coding sequence ATGGCGAAGCCCGGCCTCGATGGCCACGACCGAGGCGCCCTCGTCGTCGCCCGCGCTTTGAGGGACGCCGGGATGGAGGTCATCTACACGGGACTTCGTCGAACCCCCGAGCAGATCGTGGAAGCGGCACTCCAGGAGGACGTGGACGCCATCGGCGTATCCGTCCTGTCCGGCGCGCACCACTCCATGCTGTCACGAATCCTTTCCCTCCTGCGCGAAAAGCACATGGACGACGTGATCGTGTTCGCCGGCGGTGTCGTTCCCGATCGTGACATTCCCGTTCTCGAGCAGCTTGGTGTGAAGAAAGTCTTCCAGCCGGGCGCGTCGACGAAGGACATCGTAGCCTTCGTTCAGGAGGCGCTCTCCCGCAGCGCATCCTCTTCGTAG